From the genome of Hymenobacter cellulosilyticus, one region includes:
- a CDS encoding Fic/DOC family protein: MVAGDRFSDENGVRINRLGITDPQQLAQAETDSSLLRLQRLNLQGGIPGGRYDHAHLKQVHQKLFEGVYQWAGETRADREFQGHKPTYVTGFKETMTYAPYKEIEQRLNAIGTQLGQENYLKGLPAEKFAERAAYYLDQYNHTHAFRDGNGRTLQATFVQLGKEAGYQVDFARIDPATLNRARDLAMVRPHAPEEAAKNLQALKAMFEQVISPAPGLEAEKIRDPSQARPLAALSTQMQAMDARRELQVTGYRVMDIVANMPGAGNYEKGVAVGKGVEATNLNPAAVQTHLVQFQQAAEKIAKHPALQGPDARQDQTDARRFREAAGQVSTIARQHSVAQHTRQEVGGQSSTHEQAQAAFGVAATQLARVLREHGEPLAAARLQETIRHVDRNPYLGGLNRENVDRAIATAEKLPALNNSRSLEELRNAATVLQLPVQATERQSASPDLTVRGADQLQR; this comes from the coding sequence ATGGTAGCCGGCGACCGATTCAGCGACGAGAACGGAGTACGGATAAACCGGCTGGGCATCACCGATCCCCAGCAACTAGCTCAGGCCGAAACCGACTCCTCCCTGCTGCGTCTGCAGCGGCTCAACCTGCAGGGCGGCATCCCCGGCGGGCGCTACGACCATGCCCACCTCAAGCAGGTGCACCAGAAGCTGTTCGAAGGCGTCTACCAGTGGGCCGGCGAAACCCGGGCCGACCGGGAATTTCAGGGCCATAAGCCTACGTACGTCACCGGCTTCAAGGAAACGATGACCTACGCGCCCTACAAGGAGATTGAGCAGCGCCTGAACGCCATCGGCACACAGCTGGGCCAGGAGAACTACCTAAAGGGGCTACCGGCGGAGAAGTTTGCTGAGCGGGCCGCCTACTACCTTGACCAGTACAACCACACTCATGCCTTTCGGGATGGCAACGGACGCACGCTGCAGGCTACTTTTGTGCAGCTGGGCAAGGAAGCCGGCTACCAGGTTGACTTTGCCCGCATCGACCCGGCCACGCTCAACCGGGCCCGCGACCTGGCTATGGTGCGTCCGCACGCGCCCGAGGAAGCAGCCAAGAACCTGCAGGCCTTGAAGGCTATGTTTGAGCAGGTAATCAGTCCGGCCCCAGGGCTCGAAGCAGAAAAGATACGTGACCCTAGCCAGGCGCGGCCACTGGCGGCCTTGTCAACGCAGATGCAGGCGATGGATGCCCGGCGCGAGCTGCAGGTGACCGGGTACCGGGTGATGGACATTGTGGCCAATATGCCCGGCGCTGGCAATTACGAGAAGGGCGTAGCGGTGGGGAAGGGGGTAGAGGCGACAAACCTGAATCCAGCGGCTGTTCAGACGCACCTAGTCCAGTTTCAGCAGGCAGCAGAGAAGATTGCCAAGCATCCCGCCCTGCAGGGACCCGATGCCCGCCAAGACCAAACGGATGCCAGGCGGTTTCGGGAAGCAGCCGGCCAGGTAAGCACAATTGCCCGGCAGCACAGCGTTGCTCAGCACACTCGGCAAGAGGTTGGAGGGCAATCATCCACTCATGAGCAAGCCCAGGCCGCATTCGGTGTGGCAGCCACGCAGCTGGCCCGGGTCTTACGCGAGCACGGAGAGCCGCTGGCCGCCGCTCGCCTGCAGGAAACAATCCGCCACGTGGATCGCAACCCGTACCTGGGAGGATTAAACCGCGAGAATGTCGACCGGGCAATAGCAACGGCTGAAAAGCTACCCGCGCTCAACAATAGTCGTTCGCTGGAGGAGTTGCGCAATGCCGCAACGGTATTGCAGCTTCCTGTCCAGGCGACCGAGCGACAATCTGCCAGCCCCGATCTGACCGTTCGGGGTGCTGACCAGTTGCAGCGATGA
- a CDS encoding type IV secretory system conjugative DNA transfer family protein: protein MTNHPPQPAASSQTFALVIGLALLGLLAGEWYVLQHPAELAAARAAQHQAQQAPPLTPSQRLAARLAILNQQRAEARRARLQRQAAPVVGKPAAELATRTSRAGDEVVNRGGAAAVRVASAGQGFKGKLLVKAGRFYDAAGGYLRVLLLLVAVALVFLPSTPERKPGQARRKPLRPRAVRIVVASCAGLFLLGAYVLLGIASYSAGFIRVGYPVAAMLVLASGFVVGLLQALTKSPDFGLSVERRKVDTPDGFSLPTEGGGWVNVPNPYRGVLVLGGAGAGKTYSIGEPVIEQLAAKNFAGLIYDFKFPVLAETAQKALELAGRRPGPPRLRPNGEPEPAVVLHVINFRDLQRSERVNPLRAEDMPVVAFAEEYSRAIINNLNPASIRKMEFFDISAVAYLTGIIWFYKKHFPRYCTIPHVVATAIHKDFKHVLSMLETDPECAGMVRSIVTAVEQRAEKQVAAVVGTLQVILNRINSPEIVWVLTPDEEKGEGFSLNLNDPKQPALLCIGNDPTLKETFSPVVSCIITVAIKLMNQQHKHRSYVFLDEAATVYVPGLELLPATARSNKVATIYMTQDLAQMTDAYGPEKMKVMVSNLNNQFFGKVNSLDTAKFISELVGREDKQMVSTSTGKSQGGAGSHGSHSSNLSTSYQERNLVRVQDAISLQQGEFIGQTVETERTFFQGVISRADATPERFPLHPVATFGDCEADSAEMLSVVVQDNYRRVSQQVKETLALHANILAGATKNEVE, encoded by the coding sequence ATGACCAATCATCCTCCCCAGCCGGCGGCCTCTTCTCAAACTTTTGCGCTGGTTATTGGCCTAGCGTTGCTAGGCCTGCTGGCCGGCGAGTGGTACGTGCTCCAGCACCCGGCGGAGCTAGCTGCCGCCCGTGCTGCGCAGCACCAGGCCCAGCAGGCGCCCCCGCTGACGCCCAGCCAGCGCCTGGCTGCCCGGCTGGCCATCCTCAACCAGCAGCGGGCCGAAGCACGGCGGGCGCGGCTGCAGCGGCAGGCGGCGCCCGTGGTGGGGAAACCGGCCGCCGAGTTGGCCACCCGCACGAGCCGGGCCGGCGACGAGGTGGTGAACAGGGGAGGGGCAGCAGCGGTGCGCGTGGCCAGCGCCGGGCAGGGGTTCAAAGGCAAGCTGCTGGTCAAAGCCGGCCGGTTCTACGACGCGGCGGGCGGGTATCTGCGGGTGCTGTTGCTGCTGGTAGCCGTGGCGTTGGTGTTTCTGCCGTCCACGCCGGAGCGCAAGCCCGGGCAGGCCCGCCGCAAGCCCCTGCGGCCCCGGGCCGTGCGCATCGTGGTGGCCAGCTGCGCGGGCCTGTTCCTGCTCGGCGCCTACGTGCTGCTGGGCATTGCCTCGTATTCGGCCGGCTTTATTCGGGTGGGCTACCCCGTCGCGGCAATGCTGGTACTGGCCAGCGGCTTCGTGGTGGGGCTGCTGCAGGCCCTGACCAAAAGCCCAGACTTTGGGCTGAGCGTGGAGCGCCGGAAAGTGGATACGCCCGATGGGTTCAGCCTGCCCACGGAAGGGGGCGGTTGGGTGAACGTACCCAATCCGTACCGGGGCGTGCTGGTGCTGGGCGGCGCCGGGGCGGGCAAGACTTACTCCATCGGGGAGCCGGTGATTGAGCAGCTGGCGGCCAAGAACTTTGCCGGCCTCATCTACGACTTCAAATTCCCGGTGCTGGCCGAGACGGCGCAGAAAGCACTGGAGCTGGCCGGGCGCCGGCCGGGTCCGCCGCGGCTGCGGCCCAACGGGGAGCCCGAGCCGGCGGTGGTGCTGCACGTCATCAACTTCCGCGACCTGCAGCGCAGCGAGCGGGTGAACCCCTTGCGGGCCGAAGATATGCCCGTGGTGGCCTTTGCCGAGGAGTACTCGCGGGCCATTATCAACAACCTCAACCCGGCCAGCATCCGCAAGATGGAGTTTTTCGACATCAGCGCGGTGGCCTACCTGACCGGCATCATCTGGTTTTACAAAAAGCACTTCCCGCGCTACTGCACCATTCCCCACGTGGTGGCCACGGCCATCCACAAGGACTTCAAGCACGTGCTCTCGATGCTGGAAACCGACCCCGAGTGCGCCGGCATGGTGCGCAGCATCGTGACGGCCGTGGAGCAGCGGGCCGAAAAGCAGGTAGCCGCCGTGGTGGGCACGCTGCAGGTGATTCTGAACCGCATCAACTCCCCGGAAATCGTGTGGGTGCTCACGCCCGATGAGGAGAAAGGGGAGGGGTTCTCGCTTAACCTGAACGACCCGAAGCAGCCGGCATTGCTCTGCATCGGCAACGACCCGACGCTGAAAGAAACCTTCTCGCCAGTGGTCAGCTGCATCATCACGGTGGCCATCAAACTCATGAATCAGCAGCACAAGCACCGCAGCTACGTCTTCCTCGATGAGGCCGCCACCGTGTACGTGCCGGGCTTGGAGCTGCTGCCGGCCACGGCCCGCAGCAACAAGGTGGCCACTATTTACATGACCCAGGATTTGGCTCAAATGACCGACGCCTATGGGCCTGAAAAGATGAAGGTTATGGTCTCCAACCTCAACAACCAGTTTTTCGGCAAGGTCAACTCCCTCGACACGGCCAAGTTCATTTCCGAGCTCGTGGGCCGGGAGGACAAGCAGATGGTCAGCACCAGCACCGGCAAAAGCCAGGGCGGAGCCGGCAGCCACGGCAGCCACAGCTCCAACCTGAGCACCAGCTACCAGGAGCGCAACCTGGTGCGGGTGCAGGACGCCATCAGCCTGCAGCAGGGCGAGTTTATCGGCCAGACCGTGGAAACCGAGCGCACCTTCTTCCAGGGTGTCATCTCCCGGGCCGACGCTACCCCGGAGCGCTTTCCGCTGCACCCGGTGGCCACGTTCGGCGACTGCGAAGCGGATAGCGCCGAGATGCTCTCGGTGGTGGTGCAGGATAATTACCGGCGGGTTAGCCAGCAGGTAAAAGAAACCCTGGCCCTGCACGCAAACATCTTAGCAGGAGCCACAAAGAATGAGGTGGAATAG
- a CDS encoding antitoxin VbhA family protein produces the protein MMKSFFTPAPAGLNPEQLAARQERERSANNSIAILMSNGPAPSPESVAIMQRYVDGELSIDEAIELNDAVLLARYQPGAAPASPEDQSAR, from the coding sequence ATGATGAAGAGCTTTTTTACGCCGGCCCCGGCCGGCCTGAACCCCGAGCAGCTCGCCGCTCGCCAAGAGCGGGAGCGCAGCGCCAACAACTCCATTGCCATCCTGATGAGCAACGGCCCGGCACCGAGTCCGGAGAGCGTGGCCATCATGCAGCGCTACGTGGACGGCGAGTTGAGCATCGACGAGGCCATTGAGCTCAACGACGCAGTGCTGCTGGCGCGCTACCAGCCGGGCGCGGCCCCGGCCAGCCCTGAGGACCAATCCGCCCGCTGA